The Vibrio tubiashii ATCC 19109 genome has a segment encoding these proteins:
- a CDS encoding transglycosylase SLT domain-containing protein, whose translation MIRTLVVILSLVVLGGCATAPPKNQTNLCEIFREKPDWYDDALDMQEEWGTPIQVAMAFIKQESSYRHDARPPKDYILGIIPWGRVSSAYGYAQAQDPAWEDFQKATNHGGSRTDFSDAMMFVGWYTDATQKQLGVSKWDAYNQYLAYHEGRGGFKRKSYQSKPSLVKVARKVEQQAKDYGWQLKQCRQELEDNRSWFF comes from the coding sequence GTGATAAGGACGTTAGTTGTCATCCTTAGTTTGGTGGTGTTAGGTGGTTGTGCCACTGCGCCACCAAAAAATCAGACCAACCTGTGCGAAATATTTCGTGAAAAACCAGATTGGTATGACGATGCGCTAGACATGCAAGAAGAGTGGGGAACTCCTATTCAGGTCGCCATGGCGTTTATCAAGCAAGAAAGCAGCTATCGCCATGATGCCAGACCGCCGAAGGACTATATTCTAGGTATCATTCCTTGGGGGCGAGTGAGCAGTGCTTATGGTTATGCGCAGGCTCAAGACCCTGCATGGGAAGATTTTCAGAAGGCAACCAATCATGGTGGTTCGAGAACCGATTTTTCAGACGCGATGATGTTTGTGGGTTGGTATACGGATGCCACGCAAAAGCAGTTGGGCGTATCTAAGTGGGATGCCTATAATCAGTATCTCGCTTATCATGAAGGGCGCGGAGGCTTTAAAAGAAAAAGCTACCAAAGTAAGCCCTCATTGGTGAAAGTTGCTCGTAAAGTGGAGCAGCAAGCAAAGGACTATGGTTGGCAACTCAAGCAGTGCCGACAAGAATTAGAAGACAATAGAAGCTGGTTCTTTTAA
- a CDS encoding substrate-binding periplasmic protein, producing the protein MRLLNAQLFVFSLLYSTTITLAYSDIESYPYQLGNGNNTPEPPGLSLDILNQVATQLNIKIKYFRLPGKRVLEYIESGEVDGGFIFSYNSTRAQFAQYPMKGTMPDGEKRIATLGYYFYKLKGQPLEWDGANFSKLENNFIAAHLGFSITSKLKQNNIKVHEAKTTEQLFAMLRSRRIEAIAIQNTIAQEYLRDKPWSDEIEQVLPAITTKDYFLIFNQNFARSNQDLVNQIWLVISAIRDKVISEKNDKY; encoded by the coding sequence ATGAGATTGTTGAATGCCCAATTATTTGTTTTTAGTTTGCTCTACTCTACCACGATAACCCTAGCGTATTCAGACATTGAGTCTTATCCGTATCAACTTGGTAACGGCAACAATACTCCAGAGCCTCCTGGCTTATCTTTAGATATCCTCAATCAAGTCGCCACGCAATTAAACATAAAAATAAAGTACTTCCGATTACCAGGGAAAAGAGTACTTGAGTACATCGAGAGCGGTGAAGTCGATGGTGGATTTATATTTTCCTACAACTCTACTAGAGCCCAATTCGCACAGTACCCGATGAAAGGCACAATGCCAGATGGTGAAAAGCGTATCGCAACACTTGGGTACTATTTTTATAAGCTTAAAGGACAACCTCTAGAGTGGGACGGTGCAAATTTCTCAAAACTTGAAAACAATTTCATCGCAGCACATCTTGGTTTTTCCATCACGAGTAAACTCAAACAAAACAATATCAAAGTGCATGAAGCTAAAACCACAGAGCAGCTTTTTGCGATGCTGAGATCACGTCGAATAGAGGCAATTGCGATCCAAAACACCATCGCTCAAGAATACCTTAGAGATAAGCCATGGTCTGATGAAATCGAACAAGTTCTGCCAGCGATTACGACGAAAGATTACTTCCTTATCTTTAACCAGAATTTTGCTCGTTCTAATCAGGACTTAGTGAATCAAATATGGCTAGTCATCAGTGCAATCAGAGATAAGGTGATATCAGAGAAAAATGACAAATACTGA
- a CDS encoding M16 family metallopeptidase — MRKIWLGAISLVALYGCSSNNLSSVSFLSSLPQGVTLVEEVPAQPGKATIPYSKYQLDNGLTVILSPDNSDPLVHLDVTYHVGSAREEIGKSGFAHFFEHMMFQGSENVGDQQHFKIITEAGGTLNGTTNRDRTNYFETVPSNQLEKMLWLESDRMGFLLDAVSQRKFEIQRDTVKNERAQNYDNRPYGLMWERMGEAMYPEGHPYSWQTIGYVEDLDRVDVNDLKAFFLRWYGPNNAVLTIGGDIDVEQTLEWVNKYFGSIPAGPEVERAPKQPAKLSEDRYITLEDRIQQPMLMIGWPTKYKGAEEQASINALANVLGSGANSLLYQKLVKTQKAVDAGAFQDCAELACTFYVYAMAPSGEKGALKPLYQELMQTLDEFEAKGVDDARLEQITGMAEANAVFALQSVRGKVTQLASNETFFDTPDRIQTQLEQIRAVTPESVMAAYKTYVNGHHKVALSVVPRGKTELAAKPATFVTPPRTLPEYQKVTEEQLAYRRATDTFDRSVMPEVAQGVKAQMPELYHLYFDNGAELLGTVSSETPTVQLDISFPAGERYVVKGKEGLANLTAAMMQEATLDSSLEELQARLDTLGSTVSIDAGNYTTGISVSSLEKNLTETLKIVEEVLFKPAFRQEDFDRLKKQMLEGLVYQHQKPSWMASQATRQVLFAGSIYQRSNDGTEASVSSLTLDDVKDFYKRHYTPQGAQIVVVGDINKRQVKKELAFIDNWQGEFAPLLRPQLVKPLDQQKIYLIDKPSAPQSVVRMVRQGLPFDATGEVYLTQLANFNLAGNFNSRVNQNLREDKGYTYGASGYLAANREVGAIIFSAQVRADSTVPSIVEMQKELEEYSKNGMTEDEMKFLRLAVGQQDALKYETPSQKTGLLNSILAYSLDEDYLKQRNEIVETVNKKTLDGLANKWFAPDEYQIIVVGDAKTLKPQLESLQIPIEELEIIR; from the coding sequence ATGAGAAAGATTTGGCTTGGTGCTATTTCTCTTGTCGCACTTTATGGTTGTAGCTCCAACAACCTCTCTTCTGTTTCATTTTTATCTTCATTGCCACAAGGCGTTACTCTCGTTGAAGAAGTACCAGCTCAACCTGGTAAGGCAACAATCCCTTACTCAAAGTACCAGCTAGATAATGGTCTGACGGTGATCTTATCACCAGATAATTCCGATCCACTGGTTCACCTTGACGTGACTTATCATGTTGGCTCGGCGCGTGAAGAGATTGGTAAATCAGGCTTTGCTCACTTTTTTGAGCACATGATGTTCCAAGGTAGTGAGAATGTTGGTGACCAACAACACTTTAAGATCATTACCGAAGCAGGCGGAACGCTTAATGGGACGACGAACCGAGATCGCACCAACTACTTTGAAACTGTGCCATCGAATCAGCTAGAGAAAATGCTCTGGCTTGAGTCTGATCGAATGGGCTTTTTGCTTGATGCTGTCTCACAACGTAAGTTTGAAATTCAGCGCGATACGGTTAAAAACGAACGTGCACAGAACTATGACAACCGCCCTTATGGATTGATGTGGGAGCGAATGGGTGAAGCCATGTATCCAGAAGGCCACCCATACTCTTGGCAAACTATTGGATATGTTGAAGATCTCGATAGGGTCGATGTGAATGACCTTAAAGCCTTCTTTCTTCGTTGGTATGGACCAAACAACGCGGTACTGACCATAGGCGGTGACATTGACGTTGAGCAGACCTTAGAGTGGGTAAACAAATATTTTGGTTCTATTCCTGCCGGGCCTGAAGTTGAGCGCGCACCTAAGCAGCCTGCCAAGCTGAGCGAAGATCGTTACATCACATTAGAAGATCGTATTCAACAACCGATGTTGATGATTGGTTGGCCAACCAAATACAAAGGGGCTGAAGAGCAGGCGTCGATCAATGCTTTGGCTAACGTGTTAGGTAGTGGGGCAAACAGTCTGCTTTATCAAAAGCTAGTAAAGACCCAAAAAGCTGTAGATGCAGGGGCCTTCCAAGATTGTGCAGAGCTGGCTTGTACTTTCTATGTATATGCGATGGCACCATCTGGAGAAAAAGGAGCGCTCAAGCCGCTGTATCAGGAGTTGATGCAAACTTTAGATGAATTTGAAGCGAAAGGTGTCGATGATGCGCGATTAGAGCAGATTACCGGTATGGCAGAAGCTAACGCAGTATTTGCACTGCAAAGTGTTCGTGGCAAGGTAACTCAACTTGCTTCCAACGAAACCTTCTTCGATACGCCTGATCGGATTCAAACCCAACTAGAGCAAATTCGAGCGGTGACGCCAGAGTCTGTCATGGCGGCATACAAAACCTATGTAAACGGTCACCATAAAGTGGCACTCAGTGTCGTTCCGCGTGGAAAAACTGAATTAGCGGCTAAACCGGCTACCTTTGTTACGCCACCGAGAACTCTGCCAGAGTATCAAAAAGTGACCGAAGAGCAGCTAGCTTATCGTCGTGCGACAGATACCTTTGACCGCTCTGTGATGCCTGAAGTCGCTCAAGGGGTGAAAGCTCAAATGCCAGAGCTGTATCACCTTTACTTCGACAATGGCGCAGAGCTACTTGGTACGGTCAGCTCAGAAACGCCAACCGTTCAATTGGATATTAGCTTCCCTGCCGGAGAGCGCTATGTGGTGAAAGGGAAAGAAGGGCTGGCGAATCTAACTGCGGCAATGATGCAAGAGGCGACACTCGACTCTAGCTTGGAAGAGCTCCAAGCTCGGTTAGATACCTTAGGTAGTACAGTTTCTATTGATGCGGGTAACTATACCACTGGCATTTCTGTTTCAAGTCTGGAAAAAAACCTTACCGAAACGCTAAAGATCGTCGAGGAAGTGTTATTCAAACCGGCTTTCCGTCAAGAGGACTTCGACCGCTTGAAGAAACAGATGTTAGAAGGTTTGGTTTATCAGCATCAAAAGCCAAGCTGGATGGCTTCTCAGGCGACGCGACAAGTGCTTTTCGCTGGTTCGATTTATCAACGCTCCAATGATGGTACAGAAGCTTCTGTATCTAGCTTAACCTTAGATGATGTTAAAGATTTCTATAAACGGCATTACACGCCACAAGGTGCGCAAATTGTGGTGGTAGGCGACATCAATAAGCGCCAAGTGAAAAAAGAGCTGGCCTTTATCGACAACTGGCAAGGTGAATTTGCTCCCTTGTTAAGACCGCAATTGGTGAAACCGCTCGATCAGCAGAAGATTTATCTCATCGACAAGCCGAGCGCTCCGCAAAGTGTGGTACGTATGGTTCGTCAAGGATTACCGTTTGATGCGACAGGAGAAGTGTATTTAACTCAGTTAGCTAACTTTAATTTAGCGGGTAACTTCAATAGCCGTGTTAACCAGAATTTGCGTGAAGATAAAGGCTACACTTATGGTGCAAGCGGTTATCTCGCGGCAAACCGAGAAGTCGGTGCGATAATTTTCTCAGCGCAAGTTCGCGCAGACTCAACGGTGCCATCAATTGTCGAAATGCAAAAAGAGCTCGAAGAGTACAGTAAAAATGGCATGACCGAAGATGAAATGAAATTTTTGCGCTTAGCGGTCGGTCAACAAGATGCGTTAAAGTATGAAACGCCTTCACAGAAAACAGGACTACTTAATAGTATTCTGGCGTACAGCTTAGATGAAGATTACCTAAAGCAGAGAAACGAGATCGTAGAAACCGTTAATAAGAAGACCTTAGATGGGCTAGCGAACAAATGGTTTGCCCCTGATGAGTACCAGATTATTGTCGTTGGTGATGCGAAAACGTTAAAACCTCAGCTAGAAAGTTTACAGATTCCGATAGAAGAGCTTGAAATCATCCGCTAG
- a CDS encoding helix-turn-helix domain-containing protein: MSEQEIPESVYEMDTDEMIEWLSSEEVTEETEPSIISPVEVNDISDVRHLISKYESARRQGEPVDPVLEEYILGNLHLLSLGQRAWNVGRSGQSISWEDKRWRLCAMQLLCEAGATHLHLSEIIGVSERTIFNWLNEWRNEQFFGLRDVKEYMLELVELPLVNKDYKEACKVINSIRPLI, from the coding sequence GTGAGCGAACAAGAAATTCCAGAATCAGTGTATGAAATGGATACTGATGAGATGATTGAATGGTTATCATCAGAAGAAGTAACAGAAGAGACGGAACCATCAATTATTAGTCCAGTTGAGGTCAACGATATTTCTGATGTAAGGCACTTAATCTCTAAGTACGAATCTGCAAGAAGGCAAGGGGAACCAGTTGACCCTGTTTTAGAGGAATACATTTTGGGTAACTTGCATTTACTTTCGTTGGGTCAGCGCGCTTGGAATGTTGGGAGAAGTGGACAAAGTATCTCTTGGGAAGATAAGCGCTGGAGACTATGTGCAATGCAGTTGCTTTGTGAGGCTGGAGCTACTCATTTACACTTATCGGAAATAATAGGCGTCTCTGAACGGACAATATTTAACTGGTTAAATGAGTGGCGCAATGAGCAGTTCTTTGGTCTGAGGGACGTTAAGGAATACATGTTAGAACTTGTTGAACTCCCCTTAGTTAATAAAGATTACAAAGAAGCATGTAAGGTAATTAATAGCATAAGACCTCTTATATAA
- a CDS encoding tyrosine-type recombinase/integrase — MAIQVLQRKSGKRYRVHMMRNGKRISKVFDRKKEAEKFNAQLIANDDLSNLLTQHVTAVLSLQDACSDYLAQHSGKDVSIAQRLAWWCQQYGDKPTGQITKRHVKDSLKQLKNIGRAPATINRYKAALSAIYTYLADEYDIQHNPAREVKQLKEDNARTRFLSDLELNRLLTVSRASNWDRLYLLVLMAVTTGARRTELLTLR, encoded by the coding sequence ATGGCTATTCAAGTTCTACAACGTAAATCCGGTAAAAGATACCGAGTCCATATGATGCGTAACGGAAAGCGCATATCCAAAGTGTTTGATCGAAAGAAAGAGGCGGAGAAGTTTAATGCTCAGCTTATTGCTAACGATGACTTATCCAATTTGCTCACGCAGCACGTTACAGCTGTCTTATCACTTCAAGATGCTTGTAGTGACTATTTAGCCCAACACTCGGGTAAGGATGTCTCAATAGCCCAACGTCTTGCTTGGTGGTGTCAACAGTATGGTGATAAGCCAACAGGCCAAATAACCAAAAGGCACGTGAAAGACTCTTTGAAACAATTAAAGAACATAGGTAGGGCTCCTGCAACTATCAATCGTTATAAAGCTGCTCTTAGTGCGATTTATACCTACCTTGCAGATGAATATGATATCCAACACAATCCGGCACGAGAAGTGAAACAGTTAAAGGAAGACAACGCTAGGACCCGCTTTCTAAGTGATTTAGAGTTAAATAGACTTTTGACAGTGTCCCGTGCTTCCAACTGGGACAGGCTTTACCTTCTGGTTTTAATGGCAGTTACCACGGGTGCTAGAAGAACTGAATTGCTTACCCTTCGTTGA
- a CDS encoding VOC family protein — translation MYQLTPYLFFAGRCEEALDFYHKCFAGVVVTKQLFKDAPQQIEGADPNWVMHAEFEAFGMKLMLSDGILAQERSGNNIALAIVMTDLDEQARVFDKLSHGGHIMMPLADAPWGARFGKVEDKFGVRWILNCDLVR, via the coding sequence ATGTATCAACTTACCCCTTACTTATTTTTTGCTGGTCGTTGTGAAGAAGCGCTCGATTTTTACCACAAGTGTTTTGCAGGTGTCGTGGTCACCAAGCAGTTATTTAAAGATGCTCCTCAACAAATTGAGGGAGCGGACCCTAACTGGGTAATGCATGCGGAGTTTGAAGCATTTGGCATGAAGCTGATGCTCTCTGACGGAATATTAGCTCAAGAGCGCAGTGGGAATAATATCGCGCTTGCTATTGTGATGACTGACCTTGACGAGCAGGCACGTGTTTTTGACAAATTGTCCCACGGTGGGCATATCATGATGCCACTTGCCGACGCGCCTTGGGGCGCCCGCTTTGGCAAAGTTGAAGATAAGTTTGGAGTTCGTTGGATACTTAACTGTGACTTAGTCAGGTAA
- a CDS encoding HD-GYP domain-containing protein, producing the protein MASIKITVDRLQPGLHIRLPVKWNEHPFLFNSFKIKDEDQIRMIRHLGIKHVFINTSQSDTQPLPVAEEQASEGVEQVLHEEIDLEAQKLWKEKQDRIEKLSAYRRRVINCEKEFERSLSRMRAVMNKIRNRPEQAVDEASQLVNDIVDKLLSDDNVTLHLMNGKSEFEDIYFHSLNVSVVAMMIAKAKQLSADQIKEVAFASLFHDMGKVKVPTAILRKPTPLTEPEKNYLKLHTKYGLEIAANMDSFPESARTVIAQHHELNDGSGYPEGLKEEQIDELTQIVSVANAYDNLCHSNIPSEQKIPYVALSHLYKNCKHHYNNENLSLLIKFMGIYPPGTVVQLSNDMVGLVISVNAQNILHPNVLIYDPSVPRTQAPIIDLAEKEIKIVNAILPTKLPDKVREYLNPRSRISYFFDSDD; encoded by the coding sequence GTGGCCAGCATCAAGATAACAGTAGATAGACTACAGCCAGGGTTGCATATTCGACTTCCGGTCAAATGGAATGAGCATCCCTTCTTATTTAACAGTTTCAAGATAAAAGACGAAGACCAGATTCGCATGATTCGCCATTTGGGGATCAAACACGTCTTTATTAACACCTCTCAGAGTGACACCCAGCCACTGCCAGTGGCGGAAGAACAAGCAAGTGAGGGTGTAGAACAAGTTCTGCATGAAGAAATCGATCTTGAGGCGCAAAAACTCTGGAAAGAAAAGCAAGATAGAATTGAAAAACTCAGCGCTTACCGTAGACGTGTCATAAATTGTGAAAAAGAGTTTGAGCGTTCTCTATCGAGAATGAGAGCGGTGATGAACAAGATTCGCAACCGTCCAGAACAAGCTGTTGATGAAGCGAGCCAGTTAGTCAACGACATAGTCGATAAACTGTTGAGTGATGATAACGTCACACTTCATCTTATGAATGGCAAGAGCGAGTTTGAAGATATCTATTTCCATTCTCTCAATGTATCTGTTGTTGCAATGATGATCGCTAAGGCAAAACAGTTAAGTGCGGATCAGATTAAAGAGGTGGCCTTTGCCTCTCTATTTCATGATATGGGGAAAGTAAAAGTACCCACTGCAATATTACGTAAGCCGACACCTTTAACGGAACCTGAGAAAAACTATCTTAAGTTGCATACCAAGTATGGTTTGGAAATCGCGGCCAATATGGATAGCTTTCCCGAAAGTGCCAGAACCGTGATTGCTCAGCACCATGAGCTAAACGATGGGTCAGGTTATCCTGAAGGTCTTAAAGAAGAACAAATAGATGAACTGACTCAAATTGTCTCTGTGGCTAATGCTTATGATAATTTGTGTCATAGCAATATCCCTTCAGAGCAAAAGATTCCATATGTTGCGCTTTCCCACTTATATAAGAACTGTAAGCATCATTATAACAATGAGAACCTGAGTCTCTTAATCAAGTTTATGGGAATCTATCCGCCAGGAACGGTGGTGCAGTTATCGAATGATATGGTTGGTTTGGTGATTTCAGTAAATGCGCAAAACATCCTTCATCCTAATGTACTGATCTATGATCCGTCAGTTCCTAGAACACAAGCCCCGATTATCGACTTGGCAGAGAAAGAGATAAAGATAGTTAATGCCATACTACCGACCAAGTTGCCGGACAAAGTGAGAGAGTATTTAAACCCGCGCTCGCGAATTTCTTATTTCTTCGACTCAGATGACTAG
- a CDS encoding YagK/YfjJ domain-containing protein: protein MKGVSTKQVWKFKGHFLKVCSGHLGWHPKIIKMFAQQVDLALQSLKSIVAIRFEVFVAEFTKDNAVISYLRRTIVRHLRRSFENLVIGYLWVREQGVGPKQHYHWVLFVDGKRVSKQRLKGMLKELFSRLPFYTLRLTKNGSFLVKNVGDKQFKKLIYRTSYLAKTRTKETCPEGVHDYGVSRLTSSIRER, encoded by the coding sequence ATGAAAGGTGTTAGTACGAAACAAGTTTGGAAGTTTAAAGGGCATTTCCTTAAGGTTTGTAGTGGTCATCTTGGCTGGCATCCGAAAATAATAAAGATGTTCGCTCAACAGGTAGATTTAGCATTGCAATCGTTGAAGAGTATCGTTGCTATTAGGTTTGAAGTGTTTGTTGCAGAGTTTACTAAGGACAATGCGGTCATTAGTTATTTAAGAAGGACTATAGTAAGACATTTAAGGCGCTCGTTTGAAAACCTAGTAATAGGTTACCTATGGGTAAGAGAACAGGGGGTGGGGCCAAAACAACATTATCATTGGGTACTGTTTGTAGACGGCAAGCGAGTATCGAAGCAAAGGTTGAAGGGAATGCTTAAGGAGTTGTTCAGTCGATTGCCTTTTTATACCCTCAGACTCACTAAGAATGGCAGCTTCTTAGTTAAGAATGTAGGAGATAAGCAGTTTAAAAAGCTGATATACAGGACATCATATCTGGCTAAAACTAGAACTAAAGAAACATGTCCAGAAGGAGTGCACGATTATGGGGTTAGCCGATTAACTAGTAGTATTCGTGAGAGGTGA
- a CDS encoding site-specific integrase: MGLLKETKNGEPRILPLTDNVLEELMKFRRIGECYVFPHPNHQHDYFRNFDKHWIRALEKAAIANFRFHDLRHTAASILAKNGASLLQIAEVLGHKSIQMTQRYAHLCVKHKAALIDDVMGGISERTRNSRISV; this comes from the coding sequence GTGGGGCTTCTTAAAGAGACAAAAAACGGTGAGCCTAGAATCTTGCCTCTTACTGATAACGTGCTCGAAGAGCTTATGAAGTTTCGCAGAATAGGGGAGTGTTATGTATTTCCTCACCCTAACCACCAGCATGATTATTTTCGTAACTTCGATAAGCACTGGATTAGAGCCTTGGAAAAGGCGGCTATTGCTAACTTTCGTTTTCATGATTTAAGGCATACAGCAGCCTCAATCTTAGCCAAAAATGGGGCTTCTCTACTTCAGATTGCTGAAGTCTTGGGGCATAAATCAATTCAAATGACTCAAAGGTATGCTCACCTGTGTGTAAAACACAAGGCGGCTTTGATAGATGATGTAATGGGAGGTATTAGTGAGCGAACAAGAAATTCCAGAATCAGTGTATGA
- the luxS gene encoding S-ribosylhomocysteine lyase — MPLLDSFTVDHTRMNAPAVRVAKTMTTPKGDTITVFDLRFTAPNKDILSEKGIHTLEHLYAGFMRNHLNGEAVEIIDISPMGCRTGFYMSLIGTPQEQQVAEAWLSAMQDVLKVESQNKIPELNEYQCGTAAMHSLDEAKQIAEAILAAGVSVNKNDELALPEEMLKELKID, encoded by the coding sequence ATGCCGTTATTAGATAGTTTTACCGTAGACCACACACGCATGAATGCGCCTGCTGTTCGTGTGGCAAAAACCATGACGACACCAAAAGGTGACACCATTACGGTATTTGACCTACGCTTTACCGCGCCAAATAAAGATATCTTGTCAGAGAAAGGAATTCATACTCTAGAGCACCTCTACGCAGGCTTTATGCGTAATCACCTGAATGGTGAAGCTGTAGAAATTATTGATATTTCTCCAATGGGCTGTCGTACAGGTTTTTACATGAGCCTGATTGGTACGCCACAAGAGCAGCAAGTTGCCGAAGCTTGGCTATCTGCAATGCAAGATGTGTTAAAAGTCGAGAGCCAGAACAAAATCCCAGAGCTGAATGAGTACCAATGTGGTACAGCGGCTATGCACTCGTTAGATGAAGCGAAACAGATTGCTGAAGCTATTCTTGCAGCTGGAGTTTCGGTTAACAAAAATGATGAGCTAGCACTGCCAGAAGAGATGCTAAAAGAGCTTAAAATAGACTAG
- the gshA gene encoding glutamate--cysteine ligase: protein MTEFAARLERVAQNQEVFKSFGRGVERETLRYHQDGHLATTPHPVELGSAYANNWITTDFSESLLEFITPVSSNISTLTAQLEDIHHFTQTKLGEEKMWPLSMPCYVGSEDDINLAQYGSSNSGKMKTLYREGLKHRYGSLMQIISGVHFNFSFPESFWDQLFGEQSDEDRQDSKSEAYFGLIRNYYRFGWLIPYFFGASPALCGSFIQGRETKLPFESIGGTLYLPHATSLRLSDLGYTNSAQSALKIGFNSLDEYLEGLNKAIRTPSPEFAEIGVKVEGEYRQLNSNVLQIENELYAPIRPKRVAKSGEKPSEALARGGVEYIEVRSLDVNPYSAIGINEDQVRFLDLFLTWAALTESEPMDHCEQACWRENWNKVIVEGRKHGLELQIGCKGEILTLQDWAKRVFVELTQIAEKMDAANGGNEYQAVCYKLLSWIDNPEQTISGQLLEDTKRFGGLGKVGCEFGKEYRQQHLGHQYRLYSESEMEQEVERSRVAQTEVEAADKQSFDEFLEEYFAYLKA, encoded by the coding sequence TTGACTGAATTTGCTGCGCGACTGGAGCGAGTTGCACAAAACCAAGAAGTATTTAAGAGTTTTGGACGTGGTGTGGAGCGTGAGACGCTGCGATACCACCAAGATGGTCACCTCGCAACAACCCCTCATCCGGTGGAGCTAGGCTCGGCTTATGCCAATAACTGGATAACCACTGACTTTTCTGAGTCGCTGCTGGAGTTTATTACGCCTGTATCAAGCAACATCTCCACCTTAACTGCTCAGCTAGAGGACATTCATCACTTTACTCAAACTAAATTGGGTGAAGAGAAAATGTGGCCACTGTCTATGCCTTGTTACGTTGGCAGTGAAGATGACATCAATCTAGCGCAGTACGGTTCTTCTAACTCTGGAAAAATGAAAACCTTGTATCGTGAAGGTCTCAAGCATCGCTACGGCAGCTTGATGCAAATTATCTCCGGTGTTCATTTCAATTTTTCATTCCCTGAATCTTTTTGGGATCAGTTGTTTGGGGAGCAAAGCGATGAAGACAGACAAGATAGTAAGTCAGAGGCTTATTTCGGTCTGATCCGAAACTACTACCGTTTCGGCTGGTTAATTCCTTACTTTTTTGGTGCTTCTCCGGCTCTGTGTGGTTCATTTATCCAAGGGCGCGAAACCAAACTACCATTTGAAAGTATTGGCGGCACGCTGTACCTGCCTCATGCCACCTCATTACGCCTGAGCGATCTGGGTTACACCAACAGTGCGCAAAGTGCTCTGAAAATTGGGTTCAACAGCCTCGACGAGTATTTAGAAGGGTTGAACAAAGCGATTCGTACCCCTTCACCAGAGTTTGCGGAAATTGGTGTGAAGGTTGAAGGTGAGTATCGTCAACTTAATAGCAATGTACTCCAGATCGAAAATGAGCTTTATGCGCCAATTCGTCCTAAGCGTGTGGCTAAGTCAGGCGAAAAACCATCAGAAGCATTAGCTCGTGGTGGCGTGGAATATATCGAAGTTCGCTCTCTTGATGTAAACCCATATAGCGCAATTGGTATCAATGAGGATCAAGTTCGCTTCTTAGACCTATTTTTAACATGGGCAGCCTTAACAGAATCAGAACCGATGGATCACTGCGAACAGGCTTGTTGGCGCGAGAACTGGAATAAAGTCATCGTAGAAGGCCGTAAACACGGTTTAGAGCTGCAAATCGGTTGTAAAGGTGAGATTTTAACGCTACAAGATTGGGCAAAACGTGTATTTGTTGAGTTGACCCAAATCGCTGAGAAAATGGACGCGGCGAATGGTGGTAACGAATATCAGGCGGTTTGCTATAAACTGCTTTCGTGGATTGATAATCCAGAGCAAACCATTTCTGGTCAGTTACTTGAAGATACCAAGCGCTTTGGTGGTTTAGGTAAAGTTGGTTGTGAATTTGGTAAAGAGTACCGCCAACAGCATCTAGGTCATCAATATCGTCTCTATAGTGAGTCTGAGATGGAGCAAGAAGTAGAGCGTTCTCGTGTTGCTCAGACAGAAGTAGAAGCAGCAGACAAACAGAGCTTTGATGAATTCCTCGAAGAGTATTTCGCTTACTTAAAAGCTTAA
- a CDS encoding RDD family protein yields the protein MSATEALPPAGLFRRLGALLYDGLIIIAVEMMAAGVVVAILHALMAMGLFGLGGFEDVSDFLTNHPIWSPVYTAYLAFVWIYFFVFFWTRAGQTLGMRAWKLHMCSNDGSPVTVTQALIRIGTSGFGLANLTVPIDPKKRGFHDIWAKTQVVVLPKAN from the coding sequence ATGTCTGCAACAGAGGCATTGCCACCAGCAGGGCTTTTTCGCCGCCTTGGTGCGCTTTTATATGATGGATTAATTATCATTGCTGTAGAAATGATGGCGGCGGGTGTTGTCGTCGCAATTTTACATGCATTGATGGCAATGGGACTATTTGGCCTTGGTGGATTTGAGGATGTAAGTGACTTTCTAACTAACCATCCAATTTGGAGCCCTGTTTATACTGCTTACTTAGCCTTTGTTTGGATCTACTTCTTTGTCTTTTTCTGGACTCGCGCAGGCCAAACGTTGGGGATGCGAGCATGGAAATTGCACATGTGCAGTAATGATGGCTCTCCAGTGACTGTGACTCAGGCGTTGATTCGCATTGGCACTTCAGGTTTTGGCCTAGCTAATTTGACTGTACCAATCGACCCTAAAAAACGTGGTTTTCATGATATTTGGGCAAAGACCCAAGTAGTTGTCCTACCAAAAGCTAACTAG